A section of the Subtercola frigoramans genome encodes:
- the cls gene encoding cardiolipin synthase yields the protein MKEGLARLSRHKLFKVVPIVVLIAEIVIRIGAVIVVPRNRRPTAAMAWLMAIFVAPIPGTLFFSLFGTTKLPKARRDKQQEINNFILETTEGLDLVSKNETWPEWFSSVVELNRTLGAMPLVGGNDVKLLPDYTESIAAMTAAVEAAEKYVHVEFYILSRDATTVPFFDALLAAQKRGVTVRVLYDHISTIRSPRGRATRRWLRANDIDFWEMLPFYPFRSSCRRPDLRNHRKVLVIDGLVGFMGSQNMVDPSYNKRSNIRQGLRWKDLMVKIEGPTVAGVNAIFITDWYSETDELLTRETESIRVVESSDTLDCQIVPSGPGFEGENNLRLFNALLYAAQQRLVIVSPYFVPDDSMLYAITTAAERGVEVHLFACEVADQAVVYHAQRSYYEALLRAGVRIFLYEKPVVLHAKHFTIDDEVAVIGSSNMDMRSFSLNFEVSLLVRGRRFVDALREVEEDYLLHSRELLLEDWLQRPVRSQLLDNVSRLTAAVQ from the coding sequence GTGAAAGAAGGACTGGCTCGCCTGAGCCGGCACAAGCTGTTCAAGGTCGTGCCGATCGTTGTTCTCATCGCCGAGATCGTCATCCGCATCGGTGCCGTCATCGTGGTGCCGCGCAATCGGCGGCCCACGGCAGCCATGGCGTGGCTGATGGCGATCTTCGTCGCCCCGATCCCCGGGACGCTCTTCTTCAGCCTGTTCGGAACGACCAAGCTGCCCAAAGCGCGTCGAGACAAGCAGCAGGAGATCAACAACTTCATTCTGGAGACGACAGAGGGGCTCGATCTCGTCTCGAAGAACGAGACCTGGCCGGAGTGGTTCAGTTCGGTCGTCGAACTGAATCGCACGCTGGGTGCCATGCCGCTGGTCGGTGGCAACGATGTCAAACTCCTGCCGGACTACACCGAGTCGATTGCGGCGATGACGGCGGCGGTCGAGGCTGCCGAGAAGTACGTACACGTCGAGTTCTACATCCTCAGCCGCGACGCGACGACGGTACCCTTCTTCGATGCGCTGCTTGCCGCCCAGAAGAGGGGAGTCACAGTCAGGGTCCTGTACGACCACATCTCGACCATCCGCAGCCCGAGAGGCCGTGCCACCCGTCGATGGCTGCGGGCGAACGACATCGACTTCTGGGAGATGCTGCCCTTCTATCCGTTCCGGAGCTCGTGTCGTCGACCGGACCTCCGGAACCACCGCAAGGTTCTCGTGATCGACGGTCTCGTCGGTTTCATGGGTTCGCAGAACATGGTCGACCCTTCGTACAACAAGCGCAGCAACATCCGGCAGGGCCTGCGTTGGAAAGACCTCATGGTCAAGATCGAGGGCCCGACGGTCGCGGGTGTGAATGCGATCTTCATCACCGATTGGTACAGCGAGACCGACGAACTGCTCACCCGCGAGACCGAGTCGATCCGTGTCGTCGAGTCGTCAGACACGCTCGACTGCCAGATCGTACCGAGCGGCCCAGGGTTCGAAGGCGAGAACAACCTCCGGTTGTTCAATGCGCTGCTCTACGCGGCCCAGCAGCGGCTGGTCATCGTGAGCCCCTACTTCGTGCCCGACGATTCCATGCTCTACGCCATCACGACGGCCGCGGAGCGGGGCGTCGAGGTGCACCTCTTCGCCTGCGAGGTGGCCGACCAGGCGGTGGTCTATCACGCACAGCGTTCATACTATGAAGCTCTTCTGCGCGCGGGGGTGCGGATCTTCCTCTACGAGAAGCCCGTCGTTCTGCACGCGAAGCACTTCACGATCGACGATGAGGTTGCCGTGATCGGATCGAGCAACATGGACATGCGCTCATTCAGTCTCAACTTCGAGGTCTCGCTGCTCGTCCGTGGGCGCCGTTTTGTTGACGCGCTGCGCGAAGTCGAGGAGGACTACCTGCTGCACTCACGCGAACTGCTGCTCGAAGACTGGCTGCAACGCCCGGTGCGGTCCCAGCTGCTCGACAACGTGTCGAGGCTCACCGCCGCGGTTCAGTGA
- a CDS encoding DUF1206 domain-containing protein codes for MPDAKAAARTVSNSPVLRGLARLGFAVNGLLHILIGLIAIGLAVGTGGGEADQSGALTQLASAPGGVFVLWVVVVGLAALGLWLILGAFLFRATDPKKRVSHIVKEVAKGVVYLAVGGTALTFAQGGSSNSASSTSQASAGLLATPGGQILAVVIGIAIAAIGVYFVVKGATKKFTDDISVPSGTAGTAIVFVGVLGYVAKGIVLVLVGVLFAVAAFAVDPGRATGLDGALRSLATVPLGMALLWIVGAGLIAYGVYSGVRALRARL; via the coding sequence ATGCCTGACGCGAAAGCCGCCGCACGTACGGTGTCGAACAGCCCTGTGCTCCGTGGCCTTGCCCGGCTGGGATTTGCGGTCAACGGACTGCTGCACATCCTGATCGGATTGATCGCCATCGGCCTCGCTGTGGGTACGGGGGGTGGCGAAGCCGATCAATCGGGTGCGCTCACCCAGTTGGCGAGCGCTCCGGGCGGTGTCTTCGTACTCTGGGTCGTGGTCGTCGGACTTGCTGCCCTGGGGCTCTGGCTGATCCTCGGTGCCTTCCTCTTTCGGGCTACCGACCCGAAGAAACGCGTTTCGCACATCGTCAAGGAGGTCGCCAAGGGTGTGGTCTACCTCGCGGTTGGCGGAACAGCACTGACCTTCGCGCAGGGCGGCTCATCGAATTCTGCGTCGAGCACGAGCCAGGCCAGTGCAGGGCTCCTGGCGACACCTGGTGGGCAGATCCTGGCTGTCGTGATCGGCATCGCCATAGCGGCAATCGGCGTCTACTTCGTCGTGAAGGGTGCCACGAAGAAGTTCACCGACGACATTTCAGTGCCCTCTGGCACGGCCGGCACCGCCATCGTGTTCGTCGGTGTTCTCGGCTACGTGGCCAAGGGAATCGTGCTGGTACTTGTGGGCGTGCTCTTCGCCGTCGCTGCGTTCGCCGTCGACCCGGGCAGAGCGACGGGCCTCGACGGGGCCCTCCGAAGCCTGGCCACCGTGCCGCTGGGCATGGCGCTGCTCTGGATCGTGGGCGCCGGCCTGATCGCCTACGGTGTCTACAGCGGCGTGCGGGCGTTGCGTGCCCGCCTCTGA
- a CDS encoding diacylglycerol/lipid kinase family protein, producing the protein MTPSNEPRHAAADEAVTSAADNQQKTAALVYNPIKVDLEQLRAALEAQEAANSWASTLWLETSEDDPGEQITRKAVEQKVDVVIAAGGDGTVRAVAETLRGTGIPLALLPSGTGNLLARNLALTLDDMDHSLATAFTGANRSIDLGVIDIERADSTRDRHAFLVMAGLGIDAKMIANTNSELKKRVGWLAYVQAISLALRDKDELRFRYRLGDHPTRALRAHTLIVGNCGSLPANMLLLPDAAVDDGVFDIVMLRPKGFFGWIQIWARVAWENGIIRRTSMGRKLMGEVKEVRAMEYDKGASVTARFNRAEHIELDGDAFGEAVAFKTWVDAGALVVRIPAEVADDSSGDDDAADAADAADAADASVTSDAGADADADANVISDDGPGAKEDAHA; encoded by the coding sequence ATGACGCCCTCGAACGAGCCCAGGCACGCCGCCGCTGATGAGGCAGTAACCAGTGCCGCAGACAACCAGCAGAAGACGGCCGCCCTCGTCTACAATCCCATCAAAGTCGACCTCGAGCAGCTGCGTGCGGCGCTTGAGGCGCAGGAGGCGGCGAACAGCTGGGCGTCCACGCTCTGGCTCGAGACGAGCGAAGACGACCCCGGAGAGCAGATCACCAGGAAGGCCGTCGAACAGAAGGTCGATGTCGTCATCGCAGCAGGCGGGGACGGAACCGTTCGCGCGGTGGCAGAAACCCTCCGGGGCACAGGCATCCCCCTTGCGCTGTTGCCCTCTGGCACCGGAAACCTGCTCGCGCGCAACCTCGCGCTCACCCTCGACGACATGGACCACTCTCTGGCGACGGCGTTCACGGGTGCGAACCGTTCCATCGACCTGGGTGTCATCGACATCGAACGGGCGGATTCGACCCGGGACAGGCACGCGTTCCTCGTGATGGCCGGGCTGGGGATCGACGCCAAGATGATCGCCAATACGAACTCCGAGCTCAAGAAGCGAGTGGGCTGGCTCGCCTATGTGCAGGCGATCTCGCTGGCGCTGAGAGACAAAGACGAACTGCGCTTCCGGTATCGGCTCGGCGATCATCCGACCCGCGCTCTTCGTGCCCACACGCTCATCGTCGGCAACTGCGGCTCGCTGCCGGCGAACATGCTGCTGCTGCCCGATGCCGCCGTCGACGATGGGGTCTTCGACATCGTGATGCTCCGACCGAAGGGGTTCTTCGGCTGGATCCAGATCTGGGCGCGAGTCGCGTGGGAGAACGGGATCATCCGGCGGACGTCGATGGGCAGAAAGCTCATGGGTGAGGTGAAGGAGGTCCGGGCGATGGAGTACGACAAGGGGGCGTCCGTCACCGCGCGCTTCAACCGGGCAGAGCACATCGAGCTCGACGGTGACGCCTTCGGTGAGGCGGTGGCGTTCAAGACGTGGGTCGACGCCGGTGCGCTGGTTGTGCGCATTCCGGCCGAGGTCGCCGACGACAGCTCGGGTGATGATGATGCTGCCGATGCTGCCGATGCTGCCGACGCTGCCGACGCAAGTGTCACCAGTGATGCCGGTGCCGATGCCGATGCCGATGCAAATGTCATCAGTGATGACGGTCCCGGTGCGAAGGAGGACGCGCATGCCTGA
- a CDS encoding phosphatase PAP2 family protein gives MELPPVTPASPKDSGVRGELTHDRFVGSRDLTHWYSPIGRLLAQLTRRLSARLGPHGALILTLAFGMAIVVLLSAAAAQVYDAVTDSDGVAGLDKPLLAAMMSARSPWFDAIVTAYTDIAGPIGMPIIAVGAIVILAARRRSWTPVILIAAAGTGSLLMTIAGKDLIGRDRPPLADAVPPYEYSPSFPSGHTLNAVVIAGIIAYLLILRQKTARARVTTIAVATLFALSIGLSRVYLGHHWFTDVLAGWMLGAAWLAIVITAHRLYLTTRRRPSEHQQPEHEQPVHEKPDDLEHTT, from the coding sequence ATGGAACTTCCTCCTGTGACACCGGCGAGCCCGAAAGACTCGGGAGTCAGGGGAGAGCTGACCCACGATCGATTTGTGGGGTCTCGCGATCTCACTCACTGGTACAGCCCCATCGGGCGCCTTCTCGCCCAACTGACTCGCCGGCTGTCGGCCAGGCTCGGTCCGCACGGCGCGCTCATCCTCACGCTGGCCTTCGGCATGGCCATCGTGGTGCTGTTGAGTGCCGCCGCCGCCCAGGTCTACGACGCCGTCACCGATTCCGACGGCGTCGCTGGGCTCGACAAGCCGCTGCTGGCTGCGATGATGTCGGCCCGTTCGCCCTGGTTCGACGCCATCGTGACCGCCTACACCGACATCGCCGGGCCGATCGGCATGCCGATCATCGCGGTGGGGGCCATCGTCATTCTGGCCGCTCGGCGGCGGTCGTGGACGCCGGTGATCCTCATCGCGGCTGCTGGAACCGGCTCCCTCCTCATGACCATCGCCGGCAAAGACCTGATCGGCCGCGACAGGCCGCCCCTGGCCGACGCCGTACCACCGTACGAATACTCGCCCTCCTTCCCGAGCGGGCACACGCTCAATGCGGTCGTCATCGCGGGAATCATCGCGTATCTCCTGATCCTGCGCCAGAAGACCGCCAGGGCCCGGGTGACCACCATCGCGGTCGCCACGCTCTTCGCCCTGTCGATCGGTCTCAGCCGCGTCTACCTCGGGCACCACTGGTTCACCGATGTGCTCGCCGGCTGGATGCTCGGGGCCGCCTGGCTCGCCATCGTGATCACCGCGCACCGCCTCTACCTCACGACCCGGAGAAGGCCGTCTGAACACCAGCAGCCCGAACACGAGCAGCCCGTGCATGAAAAACCCGACGATCTGGAGCACACGACATGA
- a CDS encoding LysR family transcriptional regulator produces MNDSSRPALSPDADDLLILLAVSRTGRFLTAAESLGINHTTVSRRITSLEQALGGRVLARSAGGWELTALGEKAVGAAEAVEAAVSELTAPPDEPRQLSGVVRLSATDGFSAYIAAPAVAALRREHPNLSVEIVTATRRALQHRSGLDIEVVVGEPQVHRTEAFELGHYALGMYASRTYLREHATPTTLPELMMHPLVYFIDSILQVDDLDAPRRLVPTMVDGVSSTNVFVHVEATRAGAGMGFLPCFMADQHADLVRVLPELVGERLAYWMVLRTEALRQPAIAAVASALRSRMIEFSDALEGRPGSRMIGSPYS; encoded by the coding sequence ATGAACGATTCCTCTCGCCCGGCACTGTCGCCTGACGCAGACGACCTGCTGATTCTCCTGGCGGTTTCGCGCACCGGCCGCTTCCTCACGGCGGCAGAGAGCCTCGGCATCAACCACACCACCGTCTCGCGGCGGATCACCTCGCTCGAGCAGGCACTCGGTGGCCGGGTGCTCGCCCGGTCGGCCGGCGGCTGGGAACTCACCGCCCTGGGCGAGAAGGCCGTCGGGGCGGCCGAAGCCGTCGAGGCGGCCGTGAGCGAACTCACAGCGCCGCCCGACGAACCCCGACAGCTCAGCGGCGTGGTGAGACTCTCGGCAACCGACGGGTTCAGCGCCTATATCGCGGCTCCTGCGGTCGCTGCGCTGCGGCGCGAGCATCCGAATCTCAGCGTCGAAATCGTCACCGCAACCAGGCGGGCGCTGCAGCACCGGTCTGGCCTCGACATCGAAGTGGTGGTCGGCGAGCCGCAGGTTCACCGCACAGAGGCCTTCGAACTGGGGCACTACGCCCTCGGAATGTACGCCTCCCGTACGTACCTGCGCGAACACGCCACTCCGACGACACTGCCCGAGCTGATGATGCACCCTCTGGTGTACTTCATCGACTCGATCCTGCAGGTCGACGACCTCGATGCGCCGCGCCGGCTCGTGCCGACCATGGTCGATGGAGTCAGTTCGACGAACGTCTTCGTGCACGTCGAGGCGACGCGCGCCGGTGCGGGGATGGGTTTTCTGCCGTGCTTCATGGCCGACCAGCACGCCGACCTGGTTCGTGTTCTGCCTGAGCTGGTCGGCGAACGGCTGGCCTACTGGATGGTTCTCCGCACCGAGGCGCTCCGTCAACCGGCCATCGCTGCCGTGGCGTCGGCACTGCGCTCACGCATGATCGAGTTCAGCGACGCCCTCGAGGGGCGCCCCGGCAGCCGGATGATCGGCAGCCCGTACAGCTGA
- a CDS encoding 3-hydroxybutyrate dehydrogenase, with amino-acid sequence MTNSLERKTALVTGGASGIGEAVAHTLSSRGAQVIVADRDGNAARRVAADIGGTAWEVDLLDPDQVSDEALARALPPIDILVNNAGVQRLSPIEDFAPGDFRMIVTLMLEVPFLLIRRVLPCMYEREWGRIINVSSVHGLRASPFKSAYVSAKHGLEGLSKVTALEGGPKGVTSNCISPGYVRTPLVEKQLAEQAEVHGIPESEVLSRIMLTESAIKRLVEPSEVASLVGWLASEESTMVTGASYTMDGGWSAR; translated from the coding sequence ATGACGAACTCTCTCGAACGCAAGACAGCGCTGGTCACTGGCGGCGCAAGTGGAATCGGGGAGGCAGTTGCCCATACCCTCTCCTCGCGGGGTGCGCAGGTCATCGTGGCTGACCGTGACGGCAACGCTGCCCGGCGCGTGGCGGCTGACATCGGCGGCACCGCCTGGGAGGTCGACCTTCTCGACCCTGACCAGGTCTCCGACGAAGCACTCGCCCGCGCCCTGCCGCCCATCGACATCCTCGTGAACAACGCCGGTGTGCAGCGCTTGTCGCCGATCGAGGACTTCGCCCCCGGCGACTTCCGGATGATCGTGACCCTCATGCTCGAGGTGCCTTTCCTGCTCATCCGCCGTGTTCTGCCGTGCATGTACGAACGTGAATGGGGTCGCATCATCAACGTGTCGTCGGTTCACGGATTGCGCGCATCCCCGTTCAAGAGCGCCTACGTGTCGGCGAAACACGGACTCGAAGGGCTGTCGAAGGTGACGGCTCTCGAAGGCGGCCCGAAGGGTGTCACAAGCAACTGCATCAGCCCCGGTTACGTGCGGACTCCGCTGGTCGAGAAGCAGCTGGCCGAGCAGGCCGAGGTGCACGGCATCCCTGAGTCAGAAGTCCTCAGCCGCATCATGCTCACGGAGAGTGCCATCAAGAGACTCGTCGAACCGTCGGAGGTCGCCTCGCTCGTCGGCTGGCTCGCCTCCGAGGAGTCGACGATGGTCACCGGTGCGAGCTACACGATGGACGGCGGCTGGTCGGCTCGCTGA
- a CDS encoding MarR family winged helix-turn-helix transcriptional regulator: MFGQTGPIQAVDGLPAATLVLLRALDKMRSRFASERELTLSELRVLSRIAEARQASPKMLAGSMNLTTGAVTAISDRLVERDLIVRVAHPSDRRAIFLELTPAGEAVMAGVYDDYRGAITAVADTMTGEETELLEGLLLRLATSLGYPLEDGLAGAQSTTSAT, translated from the coding sequence ATGTTCGGGCAGACGGGGCCGATTCAGGCCGTCGATGGCTTACCGGCCGCTACCCTCGTACTCCTCCGTGCGCTCGACAAGATGAGAAGCCGCTTCGCGAGTGAACGCGAGCTCACACTGTCGGAACTCCGCGTGCTCTCGCGTATCGCCGAAGCGCGCCAGGCTTCGCCCAAGATGCTCGCCGGCTCGATGAACCTGACGACCGGTGCCGTCACAGCAATCTCGGATCGCCTGGTTGAACGCGACCTGATCGTCAGGGTCGCCCACCCAAGCGATCGGCGGGCCATCTTCCTCGAACTCACGCCGGCGGGTGAAGCGGTCATGGCCGGCGTCTACGACGACTACCGGGGTGCAATCACGGCTGTGGCCGACACCATGACCGGCGAAGAGACCGAGCTCCTCGAAGGCCTCCTGTTGCGGCTGGCGACGTCTCTCGGCTACCCGCTTGAAGATGGCCTCGCTGGGGCGCAGTCGACCACCTCCGCAACCTGA